The sequence CTGACGCCGCGGCGCTCAGGCTCACGGAAGAGCGCGGCGAGCTCGTCTTCTGGAGCCGTTCGCGCTCTTGCCTCTGGCACAAGGGCGAGACGAGCGGCAACAAAATGCGGCTGCGCGAGATGAGGATAGACTGCGACGGCGACACGCTGCTCGCGCTCGTCGATCCGGCCGGCCCCGCGTGCCACACCGGCCGTCGCAGCTGTTTCCACAGGACGCTCTTCGGCGAGGGGGGCGCCGGCGAGCCGACCTTCCTCGGCAGGCTTTTCCGCTATCTGAGCGTCAGGAAGAACGACAGCCCAGACGAAAGCTATACCGCGCGGCTGCTCTCCTCGGGCCTTTCGCGCGTCGCGCAGAAGGTCGGCGAAGAGGGCGTCGAGACGGCGCTGGCCTGCGCTACGCGCGACAAAGACGGCTTCCGCCGCGAAGCGGCCGACTTACTCTATCATCTGCTCGTCGCCTGCATAGCTTCCGGCGTCTCCCTCTCCGACGTATTGAGCGAGCTCGCGTCGCGCCACAAGGAAAAGAAAAAATGATCGGCGTGATAGATTACGGCGCGGGAAACCTCCGCAGCGTCGAAAACGCGCTTTCGGCGCTCGGCGCGGAGTGCGAAACGGCGGCCTCCGCCCGCGATATAGAAAGGGCGGACGCGCTGATACTTCCCGGCGTAGGGGAG is a genomic window of Synergistes jonesii containing:
- the hisIE gene encoding bifunctional phosphoribosyl-AMP cyclohydrolase/phosphoribosyl-ATP diphosphatase HisIE, translated to MMKLDLAKIKFDDAGLVPVVVQDALTAEVLMTAWADAAALRLTEERGELVFWSRSRSCLWHKGETSGNKMRLREMRIDCDGDTLLALVDPAGPACHTGRRSCFHRTLFGEGGAGEPTFLGRLFRYLSVRKNDSPDESYTARLLSSGLSRVAQKVGEEGVETALACATRDKDGFRREAADLLYHLLVACIASGVSLSDVLSELASRHKEKKK